Proteins from a single region of Diorhabda sublineata isolate icDioSubl1.1 chromosome 2, icDioSubl1.1, whole genome shotgun sequence:
- the LOC130453025 gene encoding INO80 complex subunit E isoform X1, with translation MLEGWYSRSIADEAAAAEEEERVLEESKFKKEYKYLKRKFQNLIFENESFQQALRLAQKRLLLVTRDRTFLLDRLLMHEKVEHSTSESDDTESSDDGEIAKPEPLKKRRDVSSHSSHTNIHHANSGKVLSIAKKKKPPVPRPPKQQIPQTMQLQMPPSSSALSDGHMTPEEVERHLQAQSFMEFLPERAPPTVPTEMFSNEPSLDSESNDVGELETSPSNIGEEISIDMIVE, from the exons ATGTTGGAAGGGTGGTATAGTCGATCTATTGCCGATGAGGCCGCAGCAGCCGAGGAGGAAGAGAGAGTTTtggaagaatcaaaatttaaaaaagaatataaatacCTAAAAAGAAAGTTccagaatttaattttt GAAAATGAATCGTTTCAACAAGCGCTTAGGTTAGCTCAAAAACGTCTCCTTCTTGTGACAAGAGATAGAACCTTCTTATTAGACAGACTGCTTATGCATGAAAAAGTTGAGCATAGCACCTCAGAATCTGACGATACTGAATCATCAGATGATGGAGAAATTGCAAAACCAGAAcctttaaaaaa AAGAAGAGATGTTAGTTCTCACAGCTCTCATACAAATATACATCATGCAAATTCCGGTAAAGTGTTATCAATAGCAAAAAAGAAAAAGCCACCTGTACCTCGACCACCAAAACAACAAATACCTCAGACAATG cAGTTACAGATGCCTCCAAGCAGTAGTGCCTTATCTGATGGTCACATGACTCCAGAAGAAGTAGAACGTCATCTTCAGGCACAAAGTTTTATGGAATTTCTACCAGAAAGGGCACCACCTACTGTTCCAACAGAAATGTTTAGCAATGAACCCTCATTGGATAG cgAGTCCAATGATGTTGGAGAGCTAGAAACTTCACCGAGCAATATTGGCGAAGAAATTAGTATTGATATGATTGTAGAGTGA
- the LOC130453025 gene encoding INO80 complex subunit E isoform X2, translating into MLEGWYSRSIADEAAAAEEEERVLEESKFKKEYKYLKRKFQNLIFENESFQQALRLAQKRLLLVTRDRTFLLDRLLMHEKVEHSTSESDDTESSDDGEIAKPEPLKKRRDVSSHSSHTNIHHANSGKVLSIAKKKKPPVPRPPKQQIPQTMLQMPPSSSALSDGHMTPEEVERHLQAQSFMEFLPERAPPTVPTEMFSNEPSLDSESNDVGELETSPSNIGEEISIDMIVE; encoded by the exons ATGTTGGAAGGGTGGTATAGTCGATCTATTGCCGATGAGGCCGCAGCAGCCGAGGAGGAAGAGAGAGTTTtggaagaatcaaaatttaaaaaagaatataaatacCTAAAAAGAAAGTTccagaatttaattttt GAAAATGAATCGTTTCAACAAGCGCTTAGGTTAGCTCAAAAACGTCTCCTTCTTGTGACAAGAGATAGAACCTTCTTATTAGACAGACTGCTTATGCATGAAAAAGTTGAGCATAGCACCTCAGAATCTGACGATACTGAATCATCAGATGATGGAGAAATTGCAAAACCAGAAcctttaaaaaa AAGAAGAGATGTTAGTTCTCACAGCTCTCATACAAATATACATCATGCAAATTCCGGTAAAGTGTTATCAATAGCAAAAAAGAAAAAGCCACCTGTACCTCGACCACCAAAACAACAAATACCTCAGACAATG TTACAGATGCCTCCAAGCAGTAGTGCCTTATCTGATGGTCACATGACTCCAGAAGAAGTAGAACGTCATCTTCAGGCACAAAGTTTTATGGAATTTCTACCAGAAAGGGCACCACCTACTGTTCCAACAGAAATGTTTAGCAATGAACCCTCATTGGATAG cgAGTCCAATGATGTTGGAGAGCTAGAAACTTCACCGAGCAATATTGGCGAAGAAATTAGTATTGATATGATTGTAGAGTGA
- the LOC130452865 gene encoding E3 ubiquitin-protein ligase siah2-like: protein MSVPSPEDIMKCPICLETMQPPIIQCKVGHSMCKSCITGCRISNCPTCRSQLTETRNYQLEQLIEGLQKVLKLQCVYYYKGCKYDLTQQDKQTHEMECKYRKFHCEGNKFANLNCDWKGEFAGIYKHFKDSHPNNTRMEYKTDATMKISLNRDFKDVQIISFFNGQQYFYYKHQIDVTKQKAYWHFQLIGLKSQAENYYYEFEIHNNSLRKFKVTEFCTSDTTDINTTFAQEKCVAVSFTGIKNYLNEFGELHFKFRIMANKKTRH, encoded by the coding sequence atgtcTGTTCCTTCTCCAGAAGATATAATGAAATGTCCTATCTGCTTAGAAACCATGCAGCCTCCAATAATACAATGTAAGGTTGGGCATAGCATGTGTAAATCATGTATTACTGGCTGTCGTATATCAAACTGCCCAACATGTAGATCCCAGCTAACAGAAACCCGAAATTATCAATTGGAACAATTAATAGAAGGTCTCCAAAAAGTCCTTAAATTACaatgtgtttattattataaaggtTGCAAATATGATTTAACACAACAGGATAAACAAACCCATGAAATGGAATGCAAATATCGAAAATTCCACTGCGAAGGTAATAAATTTGCAAATTTGAATTGTGATTGGAAGGGAGAATTTGCAGGAATATACAAACACTTCAAAGATTCTCATCCTAATAATACTAGAATGGAATACAAAACTGATGCTACAATGAAAATAAGTTTGAATAGAGATTTCAAAGATGTTCAGATAATATCTTTTTTCAACGgacaacaatatttttattataaacaccAAATCGATGTTACAAAGCAAAAAGCTTATTGGCACTTCCAACTAATCGGTTTAAAATCACAagcagaaaattattattatgaatttgaaataCATAATAACAGTTTGAGAAAGTTTAAAGTTACTGAGTTTTGTACAAGTGATACAACCGATATAAACACCACATTTGCTCAAGAAAAATGTGTTGCAGTATCCTTCACTGGTATTAAGAATTATCTGAACGAGTTTGGAGAACTACATTTCAAGTTTCGAATTATGGCAAATAAAAAGACTCgtcattaa